In bacterium, the following are encoded in one genomic region:
- the mscL gene encoding large conductance mechanosensitive channel protein MscL, translating into MLKEFKEFAMKGSVMDMAIGVIVGGAFGKIVSSLVSDVIMPPIGLLLGKLDFTNLFVNLSGGDFPTIAAAKAAGAPTLNYGLFINTVLDFVILAFVIFLVVKQLNRFKKAPAPADPTTKECPECLSAIPIKAKKCKDCGSLVK; encoded by the coding sequence ATGTTAAAAGAGTTCAAAGAATTTGCCATGAAAGGCAGCGTCATGGACATGGCCATCGGCGTCATCGTCGGCGGAGCCTTCGGCAAGATCGTCAGCTCTCTTGTCAGCGACGTGATCATGCCGCCGATCGGTCTCCTGCTGGGCAAGCTCGACTTCACCAACCTCTTCGTCAACCTCTCGGGCGGCGACTTCCCGACCATCGCCGCGGCCAAGGCGGCCGGGGCGCCGACGCTCAATTACGGCCTCTTCATCAACACGGTGCTGGATTTCGTGATCCTCGCCTTCGTGATCTTCCTGGTGGTGAAGCAGTTGAACCGGTTCAAAAAGGCCCCCGCGCCGGCCGACCCGACCACGAAGGAATGTCCGGAATGCCTGTCGGCGATCCCCATCAAGGCTAAAAAGTGCAAAGACTGCGGATCGCTCGTAAAATAG
- a CDS encoding OmpA family protein translates to MKNSRLAVAVVAILASLAASRMAQAAEPMPLMAPEASSPGACPAEVRQAKKCARWYELNEKSSPDACKASRLSGEKCQRWYSVGAPAPKAAREEVIVLRGINFDTAKADIKPESVPILEKNVSALQRRPKAHITVEGHTDSRGSDAYNQKLSEARANSVLNWFAAHGIERERMSAVGRGESSPVADNTTQDGMYQNRRIELHLQ, encoded by the coding sequence ATGAAGAACAGCCGTCTCGCAGTCGCCGTCGTCGCCATCTTGGCGTCGCTGGCCGCCTCTCGCATGGCGCAGGCCGCGGAACCGATGCCGCTCATGGCACCGGAAGCCTCGAGCCCTGGCGCTTGTCCGGCCGAAGTCCGTCAGGCCAAGAAGTGCGCGCGTTGGTACGAACTGAACGAAAAGTCCTCACCGGACGCCTGTAAGGCCTCCCGCCTCTCGGGTGAAAAGTGCCAACGCTGGTACTCCGTCGGAGCCCCGGCACCGAAGGCCGCGAGGGAAGAAGTCATCGTCCTGCGCGGCATCAACTTCGATACCGCCAAGGCCGACATCAAGCCCGAGTCGGTGCCCATCCTGGAAAAGAACGTCTCGGCCCTCCAGAGGCGGCCGAAGGCCCATATCACGGTCGAGGGCCACACCGACTCCCGCGGCTCGGACGCTTACAACCAGAAGCTCTCGGAGGCACGCGCGAACTCCGTCCTCAACTGGTTCGCGGCCCACGGCATCGAGCGCGAACGCATGAGCGCGGTCGGCAGGGGCGAGTCCTCGCCCGTGGCAGACAACACGACGCAGGACGGGATGTACCAGAACCGCCGCATCGAGTTGCATTTGCAGTAA
- the bioA gene encoding adenosylmethionine--8-amino-7-oxononanoate transaminase produces the protein MDGTVKLRQWDASCVWHPFTQMKEYAGEEILVIESGEGNYLVDAGGERYLDGTASLWVNVHGHRRKEIDEAVKTQLGKIAHSTLLGVTNEPAVRLARRLVDLTSLPHVFYSDNGSTAVEVALKIAFEYWQLKGRKSKQKFVSFRDSYHGDTLGAVSVGHIEHFHEVYRPLLFPTFQAPSPRDPQCLEWVEDLFQRASETVAGLIIEPLVQGAGGMIVQPDGFLKKLRALCKKHEILFIADEVATGFGRTGTMFACEQEGVVPDFLCLAKGLTGGYLPLAATLATSEIYKAFLGDYGEYRHFFHGHSYTGNPLGCAAALANLEIFEKEGVIGALQPKIETMAGALRRFKDIPQVKEIRQKGLMVGIEVGAYGHTPLPMRTGHKICLAARKKHVLIRPLGNVIVLLPPLSITEDEILFLTAVVHDAIRDHFSSDFKTQGSRTA, from the coding sequence ATGGATGGGACGGTCAAGTTGAGACAGTGGGACGCGTCCTGCGTCTGGCATCCCTTCACCCAGATGAAGGAATACGCCGGCGAGGAGATCCTCGTCATCGAGAGCGGCGAGGGGAATTACCTCGTCGACGCCGGCGGGGAACGCTACCTGGACGGGACGGCGTCGCTGTGGGTCAACGTCCACGGCCACCGCAGGAAGGAGATTGACGAGGCGGTCAAGACCCAGTTGGGCAAGATCGCCCATTCGACGCTCCTAGGCGTGACGAACGAACCGGCGGTGAGGTTGGCGAGGCGCCTGGTGGACCTGACCTCGTTGCCGCACGTGTTCTATTCCGACAACGGTTCCACGGCGGTCGAAGTCGCCCTCAAGATCGCCTTCGAATACTGGCAGCTCAAGGGACGCAAGTCGAAGCAGAAGTTCGTGTCCTTCCGGGACTCGTACCACGGCGACACCCTGGGCGCGGTCAGCGTCGGGCACATCGAGCACTTCCATGAGGTCTACCGGCCTTTGTTGTTCCCGACGTTTCAGGCGCCGAGCCCCCGCGATCCCCAATGCCTTGAATGGGTCGAGGATCTCTTCCAGAGGGCGTCGGAGACTGTCGCCGGCTTGATCATCGAGCCGCTCGTCCAGGGCGCTGGAGGAATGATCGTCCAGCCGGACGGCTTTTTGAAAAAACTCCGGGCGCTGTGCAAAAAGCACGAAATCCTCTTCATCGCCGACGAGGTCGCCACCGGCTTCGGGCGGACCGGAACCATGTTCGCCTGCGAGCAGGAGGGCGTCGTTCCGGATTTCTTGTGTCTCGCCAAGGGCCTGACCGGGGGCTATCTGCCGCTCGCGGCGACCCTGGCGACCTCGGAAATCTACAAGGCCTTCCTGGGCGACTACGGCGAATACCGGCATTTCTTCCACGGCCATTCCTACACGGGCAATCCATTGGGCTGCGCGGCGGCGCTGGCGAATCTGGAGATCTTCGAGAAGGAGGGGGTGATCGGGGCCCTTCAACCCAAGATCGAAACGATGGCCGGAGCCTTGCGCCGTTTCAAAGACATCCCGCAGGTGAAGGAGATCCGTCAGAAGGGGTTGATGGTCGGGATCGAAGTAGGGGCGTATGGCCATACGCCCCTACCTATGAGGACCGGTCACAAAATCTGTCTCGCCGCCCGCAAGAAACACGTCCTGATCCGCCCCCTGGGCAACGTCATCGTCCTCCTGCCGCCCCTTTCCATCACGGAGGACGAAATCCTCTTCCTGACCGCCGTGGTTCACGACGCGATCCGAGATCACTTCTCGTCGGATTTCAAGACCCAGGGCTCGAGGACGGCCTGA
- a CDS encoding glutathione S-transferase family protein, protein MNTLTLVIGNKNYSSWSLRPWLLLKQAGIPFSEIVIPLYQKDSDAKILEHSPAGKVPILKDGDRTVWDSLAIAEYLNERFPDRGLWPREEGARAMARSISAEMHSGFMDLRNECPMNVRRKPSQIVLGDGAHEDIRRIQEIWTECRSKSGKDGPFLFGKFSIADALYAPVVFRFTRYAIPMNEASQAYADTVLALPAIKEWIDQAVLEPWVLKSDEK, encoded by the coding sequence ATGAACACACTCACACTCGTCATCGGCAACAAGAACTACTCGAGCTGGTCGCTCAGACCATGGCTCCTCTTGAAACAAGCGGGGATCCCCTTCTCGGAGATCGTGATCCCCCTCTACCAGAAGGATTCCGACGCCAAGATCCTGGAACACTCGCCCGCGGGCAAAGTTCCGATCTTGAAGGACGGCGACCGGACCGTTTGGGATTCGCTCGCCATCGCCGAATACCTGAACGAAAGGTTTCCCGATCGGGGTCTCTGGCCCCGCGAGGAAGGCGCGCGCGCCATGGCGCGTTCGATCTCGGCGGAAATGCACTCGGGGTTTATGGACCTGCGCAACGAATGCCCGATGAACGTCCGCCGAAAGCCATCCCAAATCGTCTTAGGCGACGGGGCCCATGAGGACATCCGCCGCATCCAGGAAATCTGGACGGAATGCCGCTCGAAGTCCGGCAAGGACGGTCCCTTTCTTTTCGGGAAATTCTCCATCGCCGACGCCCTGTACGCCCCTGTCGTCTTCCGTTTCACGCGTTATGCGATTCCGATGAACGAGGCCTCACAGGCCTACGCCGACACCGTCCTCGCCCTACCCGCGATCAAGGAATGGATCGATCAGGCCGTCCTCGAGCCCTGGGTCTTGAAATCCGACGAGAAGTGA